A region from the Streptomyces tsukubensis genome encodes:
- a CDS encoding peptide MFS transporter, whose amino-acid sequence MASSLTKAPGGSAETEKTFLGHPRGLANLFMTEMWERYSFYGMRALLVLYLATEVADGGLGMKDATAVAIYSVYNAMVYLLALPGGWLGDRVWGARKAVAIAGIVIMTGHFLLAVPAQFSFFLGLAFIAAGSGVLKANISTMVGHLYPDKNDSRRDSGFTIFYMGINLGAFVAPLTIGAVGQKVNWHLGFALAGVGMAIGLLFFFLGYRHLNEESTRVPNPLPASERTALVKKGLIWLGVAAAAYAVVGLSGNFHIDWVLWPLTVLGLVLPAWYLFRIRRDKDLTPVEQGRMTGYIWFFVAAAVFWAIYDQGGSVLTLFAKNDTETALFGFDFPESWFQSLNPLFVMAMAPLFAMLWVWLGRRNKEPSTASKFATALLLIGGSFFVMMLAQGVATGETKVSPMWLVSVYFMQTVGELCLSPVGLSLTTKLAPEKYSSQMMGVWFLAVTAGSSVIALLQLIGAPTGTEAWFASQGALALLAGAGIFMYRRKVKSLMGGVH is encoded by the coding sequence ATGGCGTCAAGCCTGACGAAGGCTCCGGGCGGCTCTGCCGAGACCGAGAAGACCTTCCTCGGCCACCCTCGTGGCCTGGCCAATCTCTTCATGACCGAGATGTGGGAGCGCTACAGCTTCTACGGCATGCGGGCGCTGCTCGTGCTCTACCTGGCCACCGAGGTGGCCGACGGCGGGCTCGGCATGAAGGACGCGACCGCGGTCGCGATCTACTCCGTGTACAACGCCATGGTGTACCTGCTCGCCCTTCCCGGCGGCTGGCTGGGCGACCGGGTCTGGGGCGCCCGCAAGGCGGTGGCGATCGCCGGCATCGTGATCATGACCGGTCACTTCCTGCTGGCCGTGCCCGCGCAGTTCTCGTTCTTCCTGGGTCTGGCGTTCATCGCGGCCGGTTCCGGTGTCCTCAAGGCCAATATCTCCACGATGGTCGGCCATCTGTACCCGGACAAGAACGACTCGCGCCGTGACAGTGGCTTCACGATCTTCTACATGGGCATCAACCTGGGTGCCTTCGTCGCGCCGCTGACGATCGGCGCGGTCGGCCAGAAGGTGAACTGGCACCTCGGCTTCGCGCTGGCCGGTGTCGGTATGGCGATCGGTCTGCTCTTCTTCTTCCTCGGCTACCGCCATCTGAACGAGGAGTCCACCCGGGTCCCGAACCCGCTGCCCGCCTCCGAGCGGACCGCGCTGGTCAAGAAGGGCCTGATCTGGCTGGGCGTGGCCGCCGCCGCGTACGCGGTCGTGGGCCTGTCGGGCAACTTCCACATCGACTGGGTGCTGTGGCCGCTGACCGTCCTCGGTCTGGTGCTGCCGGCCTGGTACCTGTTCCGGATCCGCCGCGACAAGGACCTGACGCCGGTCGAGCAGGGCCGGATGACCGGCTACATCTGGTTCTTCGTCGCCGCCGCCGTCTTCTGGGCGATCTACGACCAGGGCGGTTCGGTCCTCACTCTGTTCGCCAAGAACGACACGGAGACCGCGCTCTTCGGCTTCGACTTCCCCGAGAGCTGGTTCCAGTCGCTGAACCCGCTCTTCGTGATGGCGATGGCCCCGCTCTTCGCGATGCTGTGGGTGTGGCTGGGCCGCCGTAACAAGGAGCCCAGCACCGCGTCGAAGTTCGCCACCGCGCTGCTGCTGATCGGCGGCTCGTTCTTCGTGATGATGCTGGCCCAGGGCGTGGCCACGGGCGAGACCAAGGTCTCCCCGATGTGGCTGGTCTCGGTGTACTTCATGCAGACCGTCGGTGAGCTGTGCCTCTCCCCGGTCGGTCTGTCGCTGACGACGAAGCTGGCGCCGGAGAAGTACTCCTCCCAGATGATGGGCGTCTGGTTCCTCGCGGTCACCGCGGGCAGCTCGGTGATCGCGCTCCTCCAGCTCATCGGGGCGCCGACGGGTACGGAGGCATGGTTCGCCAGCCAGGGCGCGCTGGCCCTCCTGGCCGGTGCGGGCATCTTCATGTACCGCCGGAAGGTCAAGTCGCTCATGGGCGGCGTGCACTAG
- a CDS encoding transcriptional regulator, translating into MRSDTWNSPSPFPGFPGSTGRNRHPLAALRTKAGYTHGEYAQLIATTHAELGFGQMAARREKVSRWEAGRAVPERTAQLAIAHIHAVPQEEVLRLDWPDWLHLANGDTRQLELPWTRAAVPEAILDAVAGRKQLQQEYLLATGWAARSLVKNWLDAVSEEVSLAPTVPLRGVVGRMPPAEAESAEPGSLLEACTRLRTLHQFAAKFSASWLAPATELELRHLADHFLASPEALHTGREVLVLAAEGLSVCGFIARVQGEHVNAQRFYVAALRCATAAADPEVAAAVLTMHVGQYLDLEMHEEAAELLAAVRELLDRHTNGTADPALQALLYAQTARIHAQRGDDMGRVRAMAAGRRALSTPSAAGLPILPLRSESWLSCIDAVSLLDMHQPERALRHFDPLFSRQGPGLNLPPVVRAMYLLRAAEAQLTLGDLVGGAESEAKASALLGGVQAAAAERIRVALRAARHERR; encoded by the coding sequence ATGCGCAGCGATACCTGGAACTCCCCATCCCCCTTTCCCGGCTTCCCCGGTTCCACCGGGCGCAACCGCCATCCCCTGGCTGCGTTGCGGACCAAGGCCGGTTACACGCACGGCGAGTACGCACAGCTGATCGCCACCACCCACGCCGAACTGGGGTTCGGTCAGATGGCCGCCCGCCGTGAGAAGGTCTCCCGCTGGGAGGCCGGGCGCGCGGTGCCGGAGCGCACCGCGCAGCTCGCCATCGCGCATATCCACGCCGTCCCGCAGGAGGAGGTCCTCAGGCTCGACTGGCCCGACTGGCTGCACCTGGCCAACGGCGACACCCGGCAGCTGGAATTACCGTGGACCCGTGCCGCGGTCCCCGAGGCCATTCTCGATGCGGTCGCCGGCCGCAAACAGCTTCAGCAGGAGTATCTGCTGGCCACCGGGTGGGCCGCCCGGTCGCTGGTGAAGAACTGGCTGGACGCGGTGAGCGAGGAGGTGTCGCTGGCTCCGACGGTCCCGCTGCGCGGGGTCGTGGGCCGGATGCCGCCCGCCGAGGCGGAGAGCGCCGAACCGGGTTCCCTGCTGGAGGCCTGTACCCGGCTGCGGACGCTGCACCAGTTCGCGGCCAAGTTCTCGGCGAGCTGGCTGGCCCCCGCGACGGAGCTGGAACTGCGGCATCTCGCCGACCACTTCCTGGCTTCCCCGGAGGCCCTGCACACCGGCCGTGAGGTCCTGGTCCTGGCCGCCGAGGGGCTGTCGGTCTGCGGTTTCATCGCCCGGGTGCAGGGCGAGCACGTCAACGCCCAGCGGTTCTACGTCGCCGCGCTGCGGTGCGCCACGGCCGCCGCCGACCCCGAGGTGGCCGCCGCCGTGCTCACCATGCACGTGGGCCAGTACCTCGACCTGGAGATGCACGAGGAGGCCGCCGAACTGCTGGCGGCGGTACGGGAACTGCTCGACCGCCATACGAACGGGACGGCCGACCCCGCGCTCCAGGCACTGCTGTACGCCCAGACCGCCCGGATCCACGCCCAGCGCGGGGACGATATGGGCCGGGTCCGGGCGATGGCGGCGGGGCGGCGGGCGCTCAGCACCCCATCGGCGGCGGGGCTGCCGATCCTGCCGCTGCGCTCCGAGTCCTGGCTGAGCTGCATCGACGCGGTGTCGCTGCTGGACATGCACCAGCCGGAGCGGGCGCTGCGGCATTTCGACCCGCTCTTCAGCCGCCAGGGCCCGGGGCTGAACCTGCCGCCGGTGGTCCGGGCGATGTATCTGCTGCGGGCGGCCGAGGCACAGCTGACGCTCGGTGATCTGGTGGGCGGAGCGGAGTCGGAGGCGAAGGCATCGGCGCTGCTGGGCGGGGTGCAGGCAGCCGCGGCGGAACGGATCCGGGTCGCGCTGCGGGCCGCCCGTCACGAGCGGCGCTGA
- a CDS encoding AMP-dependent synthetase/ligase, which produces MREFTVPALYDVPSDGNLTAIAIRNATEYPDRAVLARKEHGHWRDVTSTAFLAEVRAVAKGLIAAGVQPGDRIALMSRTRYEWTLFDFAIWFAGAVSVPVYETSSAEQVEWVTGDSGAVACIVETAEHQAVVEGVRERLPLLKHLWRIDAGAVAELTGSGTDVTDERVDERAAVADADSLATIVYTSGTTGRPKGCELTHRNFLAECGNIIGRNPEMFSADASVLLFLPQAHVLGRVVEIGALMGAVKLGHVSDLKDVSAELAAFRPSYLLGVPRVFEKVYNSARAQARAAGKGKIFDKAVDTAIAHSRAQDDPSGPGLGLRLRYALFDKLVYGKLRAALGGRARYAISGGAALGERLGHFYRGLGILVLEGYGLAESCAATTLNPLDRQKIGTVGQPIPGTGAKIAEDGEILLKGEHIFTGYWNNPEATAAVMSGEWFHTGDIGTLDADGYLRITGRKKEIIVTAGGKNVAPAVIEDRIRAHALVAECMVVGEGKPFVGVLVTIDEEFLPRWAAQNGKPEGVTAAQLRDDPVLLAEIQQAVDDGNAAVSKAESVRKFRILESQFTEASGHLTPSLKLKRAVVMRDYAKEIDAIYGD; this is translated from the coding sequence GTGCGCGAGTTCACCGTTCCGGCCCTGTACGACGTGCCGTCGGACGGCAATCTGACGGCCATCGCGATCCGGAACGCCACCGAGTACCCGGACCGTGCCGTCCTCGCCCGCAAGGAGCACGGCCACTGGCGCGACGTCACGTCCACCGCCTTCCTGGCCGAGGTCCGTGCGGTGGCCAAGGGCCTGATCGCCGCCGGTGTCCAGCCCGGGGACCGGATCGCCCTGATGTCCCGCACCCGCTACGAATGGACCCTCTTCGACTTCGCGATCTGGTTCGCCGGAGCGGTCTCCGTACCCGTCTACGAGACCTCGTCCGCCGAACAGGTCGAGTGGGTGACCGGGGACTCCGGCGCCGTCGCCTGCATCGTGGAGACCGCGGAACACCAGGCCGTGGTCGAGGGCGTACGGGAGCGGCTCCCGCTGCTGAAGCACCTCTGGCGGATCGACGCCGGCGCGGTCGCCGAACTGACCGGCTCGGGCACCGACGTCACCGACGAACGGGTCGACGAACGGGCCGCCGTCGCGGACGCCGACTCCCTCGCCACCATCGTCTACACCTCCGGCACCACCGGCCGCCCCAAGGGCTGCGAGCTGACCCACCGCAACTTCCTCGCGGAGTGCGGCAACATCATCGGCCGCAACCCGGAGATGTTCTCCGCCGACGCCTCCGTACTCCTCTTCCTCCCGCAGGCCCATGTCCTGGGCCGGGTCGTCGAGATCGGCGCGCTGATGGGCGCGGTCAAACTGGGCCACGTCAGCGACCTCAAGGACGTCTCCGCGGAGCTGGCGGCCTTCCGGCCCAGCTACCTCCTCGGCGTACCGAGGGTCTTCGAGAAGGTCTACAACTCCGCCCGGGCCCAGGCCAGGGCGGCCGGCAAGGGCAAGATCTTCGACAAGGCCGTCGACACCGCCATCGCCCACAGCCGCGCCCAGGACGATCCGTCCGGGCCCGGCCTCGGTCTGCGGCTGCGCTATGCGCTCTTCGACAAGCTGGTGTACGGGAAGCTGCGCGCCGCCCTCGGCGGCCGCGCCCGCTACGCCATCTCCGGCGGCGCCGCCCTCGGTGAGCGCCTCGGCCACTTCTACCGCGGCCTCGGCATCCTCGTTCTGGAGGGCTACGGACTCGCGGAATCCTGCGCGGCCACCACCCTCAACCCGCTCGACCGGCAGAAGATCGGCACGGTCGGCCAGCCGATCCCCGGCACCGGGGCGAAGATCGCGGAGGACGGCGAGATCCTCCTCAAGGGCGAGCACATCTTCACCGGCTACTGGAACAACCCCGAGGCCACCGCCGCCGTCATGTCCGGCGAATGGTTCCACACCGGCGATATCGGCACCCTCGACGCCGACGGCTACCTCCGCATCACCGGCCGGAAGAAGGAGATCATCGTCACCGCCGGCGGCAAGAACGTCGCCCCCGCCGTCATCGAGGACCGGATCCGGGCCCATGCCCTGGTCGCCGAGTGCATGGTGGTCGGTGAGGGCAAGCCGTTCGTCGGCGTGCTGGTCACCATCGACGAGGAGTTCCTGCCGCGCTGGGCCGCCCAGAACGGCAAACCGGAAGGGGTCACCGCGGCCCAGCTCCGCGACGACCCGGTGCTGCTCGCCGAGATCCAGCAGGCCGTCGACGACGGCAACGCCGCCGTCTCCAAGGCGGAGTCGGTCCGCAAGTTCAGGATCCTCGAATCCCAGTTCACCGAGGCGTCGGGCCATCTCACGCCGTCGCTGAAGCTGAAGCGGGCCGTCGTCATGCGGGACTACGCCAAGGAGATCGACGCGATCTACGGCGACTGA